One part of the Planctomycetia bacterium genome encodes these proteins:
- a CDS encoding biotin--[acetyl-CoA-carboxylase] ligase, with protein sequence MFDLEQLRRHVWLREVEFHDAIESTNVRAAELAAGGVVNCPQLVLAAGQSAGKGRGANRWWSSAGALTFSLLIEPEALGLRSEQWPRTSLCAALAVRDAVDNLAPADDCGVKWPNDVYHSGRKICGVLVEAPPRKQDAPHRLVIGVGVNVNNSLVAAPIDVQALATSLVDLTGRPHNLTEVLSDILSRLAENLAQLAGEATELPERWQRHSLLDGRTVTVDLATRKVTGYCLGINAQGALDLATEFGVEAIHAGVVSNISPALRTE encoded by the coding sequence ATGTTTGACCTAGAGCAACTTCGCCGTCACGTCTGGCTTCGCGAGGTTGAATTCCATGACGCGATCGAGTCCACTAACGTCCGCGCCGCGGAGTTGGCGGCAGGTGGCGTCGTCAATTGCCCGCAACTCGTGTTAGCGGCGGGGCAATCGGCCGGCAAGGGCCGCGGGGCGAATCGCTGGTGGTCGAGCGCCGGCGCGTTGACGTTCTCGCTGCTGATCGAGCCGGAAGCGTTAGGTCTGCGCAGCGAGCAATGGCCGCGGACGTCGCTCTGTGCGGCGCTCGCGGTGCGCGATGCCGTTGACAACCTTGCGCCGGCCGACGATTGCGGCGTCAAATGGCCGAACGACGTCTACCACTCAGGGCGAAAGATCTGCGGCGTGCTCGTCGAAGCGCCGCCGCGCAAGCAGGACGCGCCGCATCGATTGGTGATCGGCGTCGGCGTGAACGTGAACAATTCGCTGGTGGCCGCTCCCATTGACGTGCAAGCTCTGGCGACATCGCTCGTGGATCTCACCGGCCGACCACACAACCTCACCGAAGTGCTGTCCGATATTCTGTCGCGACTCGCGGAGAATCTCGCGCAGTTGGCCGGCGAGGCGACGGAGTTGCCAGAACGTTGGCAACGCCACTCGTTGCTCGACGGGCGCACAGTGACCGTCGACCTGGCGACGCGCAAGGTAACCGGCTATTGCCTCGGCATCAACGCGCAAGGAGCGCTGGATCTCGCGACGGAGTTCGGCGTCGAAGCGATTCACGCCGGCGTGGTCAGCAATATTTCGCCAGCACTTCGCACCGAGTAG
- a CDS encoding VOC family protein, giving the protein MSAPLELLSLNHLSFEVKRLEASVTFYRDILGFTEMPRPDLGFAGAWIRNGAACIHLIEKPSLPEPGPTIDPRGNHTAFEVKSAAEVKARLDAASIPYRANELRGTPITQVFFRDPDGYQIEVADYSVGK; this is encoded by the coding sequence ATGTCCGCCCCGCTGGAACTACTCTCGCTGAATCATTTGTCGTTCGAGGTGAAACGGCTGGAGGCCTCAGTGACTTTTTACCGCGACATCCTCGGCTTCACGGAAATGCCGCGGCCGGACCTTGGCTTCGCGGGCGCTTGGATCCGGAACGGCGCGGCGTGCATTCACCTGATCGAAAAGCCGTCGCTGCCGGAGCCGGGCCCCACGATCGACCCACGCGGCAACCACACTGCGTTCGAAGTGAAGAGCGCGGCGGAAGTCAAAGCACGTCTCGACGCGGCCAGCATCCCCTATCGCGCGAACGAACTCCGCGGCACGCCGATCACGCAGGTCTTTTTCCGCGACCCGGACGGATACCAGATTGAAGTGGCGGACTATAGCGTAGGCAAATGA